Below is a window of Ornithodoros turicata isolate Travis chromosome 7, ASM3712646v1, whole genome shotgun sequence DNA.
cagcgccatctcacgggcactTACCGAATTTTAAATGCaaagtacaatcacggtgtcacacaaacattgccgtcttgcacacctgtacgtcaagaaaaatgacaaacagcaaaaaaggaaattacgagcgtgcttttccgcGCATTTTCCACGCAATTCAGTTTTACAccggtagagttttctgtttccgacacctacactcttaaaaatgaggggggggggggggggggggtgtcgaggtagcttgccgttgttggccgcactcaagtgggcatcgtcacgactatagccaaaaaaaatgaaaagaaggtgggagaaaggagagttgaggacttcaaagtgatgtagaagcaggatgaccggtactgatgggacggaagcacactgggTGAGAAGTgtactagagtggtctctccgctaggcccgttgcttggagaaagcgcacgaggccgcgagttttcgaaagtcgttccgcacaagaaccttcggggaagaggatgtccgtcagtataccaggcctggcgtggggaagatgggtttcccgcgGCCAACAaaggcaagctacctcgacccccccccccccctcatttttaagcgtgtaagaaccgaagcaacaaggcagggcgggcagatcacaggtgtggccttcggattctcaggaggaaacaccgataaggcgggtcgctttccaagataacacgtggggcgattggttgatagaaggtgtcaaccacttttaatattcacgcctttttcgattgtgcaccaatgacagaagaaatttgAAGTAATCgatgtagattactttgaccaggatagggccctTACTCTCAATTACAATTGGATTACAACTACTCTCAAAAAGGGTCCAAGGGTCTTTCACTCCCTACTGGATAGTAATTGTAGACTTCAAAGGAAGTGATATATTGGCtagggtgtactccccaaaaaggagttactgtacacccttttttaagaATGCAGCGAATGGTGAAACGGAAGTGAATGAAGAAGGGTGCGGGTGCACGAAGATGAAGAACCGGAAAGATGAAGCCCATTTCTTTTTCGCTTTAACATCGTTGCACGTttgctgggacaccctgtaaaTATGGATGGAAAGAACATGGGTACTGTAGCCACGAATATCGAGCGTATCACAAACGCCGCGAGCAGCGCACACCCACTCATGTTTCGGCAACATTAGCGAGAAACACGATCTCTCCAGTTCCTTGACAAAAAGCCATTGTTGCGAACCGTCACGGCGGGACCGTAGTGCGTTACGGCACAGCATACGCTACGGCAGTTCGTATCTGCGCAGGGGGAGAGGGTAAAGTCTGGAGACAACACGTGGCGAAGTGTCTCTCCAATCACAAGGCACCACAGAAGATACCACGTGCGCTTCAACCTAGAAATGCTCTCCCTGATTTGGAGAGGAACCAATATGAGGTTGCTCCGCAGGCAaagggggagagagggaaactggggagctgagccaacaccacctagatacagaaggcctgctttcTGCCTCTCCTCACTCCTTCACACGTAGACACATAAAGACAGCGAATCgctgcagacgatttcaaaacacaggctttctgtggctacaagTGAGCGCCCATGTGGCTGATGGCGGATcgtttccatagctacggccgctgaaagcacggttgtgattggctgactattgTTACGTCGCTCAAGCGATCGTGctttgtatctaggtggtgttggttgagcagacagctgacctacttgcatggCGTATTCTCGGCTTGGCGAAAACTATGTTTGCGGTTTTGTCGCTACAAGAAAGGATGGATGAAGCGAAAGAAGCAAGACTTTGGAATATTTCACGTGGAATAAGCTCAAGCTTTGGTGCTGGCCTACTCGACTAGCCCCTCTCACGTGATTCGCGGAGGGAGGGAGGATCAAGACAACTACTACGTaaagtcggcacagttcccttaggagtcggcccaggacgcacactccccccgagcgttagtcgtgacgttgcccacctctgtgagcgATCtctcattagcaccaccacctaCTATGCAACGTCTATTCCTGATGTGCGGGTGCGTCTGAGCGATCATGAAAACGCGTACGCTAGCGATTTATTGTATACCCGGAAGACTTCGAAGATCTTGAAAATTGCAATGAACACTTTTAAAAGCACCTCTGCGTAAGAAGTACACAGAGCATTTAAGGGCTTATGGAAATACATGCACACCCAAGGCAATTATATGTTGATGTAAACTGTAGGAGCTCTTAGTGTCTGTTAGTGCAAAACCACTAGTGAATGagcattttttctttttaacggaACGGTCGATCTTGCATCTGACCTTTCCTCTATGCTTTTCTTCGAATAAGCATACATGCTCCAACATGTTTATTATAACGTGCATTTTTAATTGAAAGTACTCAGTAATTAACAATTCCTGCACTTCCCACGAATGAGGTACGAGAAACGATAGCAGTTTTGCAGTGTTTCTGAGATCTGATTAACTAGATGAATGTTACACTGTGTGCTGGGGAACTTGGACCACAGGTTATCCCTGACGCAGATTGTACGTCTGCGCAATTAACTCGAGACAAACTGCCCTAGCTCCAGTAAGGTGGGGAATCTCTTTCATGGCTGATTTAGTGGTTTATAGGGCTCACATTGTCCAGTTTACTGGTGAGACAGTTGCAGGCGTGAAGTTAGGGTTGTCGAAGCGAAGCTTTACACAAAACCAGCTGCTTGTCACTCATAAATAGAAGTGACGCTCACATGCTTCGGTGATTTTGGTCTCCAAGAATAAGCAGAAAGCCCTTATCAAATACAAATTAAAATTCTCGTCCAGAGAATATCCCCTTCTAGTCTATTTAGAAGGAGAAGATGCACGCCTGCTTCAGTGGGTTAGGTTCCTCTCAGGAACATCCAGTTCAACTTCCTGTTCAGTTACTTACTTCAGTCAGTTCCTTAGAAGAACGCTGATAGTTATTAATCACTGAAAACCAAAACTGGTTTACCTTTGAGGGCTGTGAGCTTCCTGAGGACACCAGAAGTGGAGAAAAAAGTGGATGAGAAATGCCTCTGCCGAAGAACCATAGAAGAAGAGTGCGGCGAAGGTCGGGACACTTTGCTACGAAGACTAGATGGTAAAGTGCTCGACTTGCAGTCAGTAAGAACAGTCTCTGGAATGTTGCTCGAGCTGAAACAGTTGGAACTTGGTCGAAGGCTCCTTGCAGGACGGACGGGCTCTTCTTCGACCTCAGGTATTGTATCTGAGGAGGGGACAGACTTTTGCCTCGTGAGTGAAGCTGAAGCAGGACGGCTGGCAGGCTCTTCCAAGCTCAAGACACTCTCTTCGGATGACTTGAAAGAATAATAACCCGTATCACGGAAGCAAGAACTTTTGCTGCCGTGGGTACCATCAATATCTGCGATGTTCCCCACAGACTTTGTTCCTGAGACCTTCTGCGGTGGACGAACTTTCGGAAAGTCGGCAAGGAAGAGGTTATTCTCACTGGAAGATTTTTCTTTCCCAGACATGCGCTTCGAGGGTAGAGAATCGTCCGTAGTACTGGCTTCAGAGCCGTTGTCATCTTTATCATCACAAACTGCAGAATCTGGTAAGGAGTGGTCGGATTTCGACGGACGGAACAACTGCAGTTCACAACGTTTGTACGGGCCAAGGTTGTCGCTGCTCCTCGTAACAATAAGTCGCCTCTGACTGAGTCCCTTCCGTGCCTTTATGTACAATGAAGATTCCGATCGTGACTTATCAGCACTGGGTTCCGTTGGAGATGTGCTTGGCTCGGGCGAGACAGTTTCTGGTTTCGGCCCCACTTCAAGAACAGTTTCCATGCTGCCACAAAAGTCCAAGTCGGACCCCGCAGTCAACGTGGAGGAGCTATCGCACTTTCCAACTGATCCGCTTGACATGCTGAACATTCCGGGAAGCTTTTCTTCGTCCCTGTGGTTAGGAAGGTCACAATTCTGCTCGGAGAACTGCAGCCTATTTGATTCACTCACAACTTGATCGGGGTCTCCAAATTGTGCAGAAGGAGGCAACAGGAAGTGGTCAATCGACTCTTCACCATCGCAGCAGGACAGCTTTGAAAGTGAAATGTTGTCTCCCAGTGTAGATGACTCAAGAAGACTGTACAATTCGTCCATCTCGTGCGACACCTCAGACTCGGTCGCAGTGTGGTCAGAGTCGTAGCTGGGAATGCTGATGCTGGACGACACAGTCTCGGACCCTGACTCAGACGGGGTCTTGGTCTTCCCTAGGGATCTTTTCTTTTCAGAAAGATTTGGAGACTCAATGTCCGAACACTCCGCTGAACCGCCCAGCGGGCATTGTATCTTGCCACGCCGCTCCCTCAGTGGAGATCCATTGCAGCTGACACTCACGGTATGCATGAGTGCTACAATCTGATCTTGAATGTACTCTTGCGCCTTTTCATAATCATTGTGATTATGGTCAGAGATGACTGGAACTGCCTTGTACTCGATGCTTGCGCGGTCGTCCGACAACTTCTTCAGCGACTGCATCAGCTGCTTGCAGATGAAAATAGTCTCTTCAGAGATAGTGGAGTCCGTGCTGTGGCCACTCACGTTGTCGGCAATCATCTTCTCGTTATCTTCCAGCGAAAGGGACCTCTTGCTAAGTGTTCTTGTCGTCTTGACGTGCCGCCTGGGTTTCGGAGACGCTTCGTCGTCAGTCGAAGTATAGCTGCCGGACTCCAGGGTGTCACTGCCGTAGTCACTATTGTTGCTCCCGATTGTGCTACTGCTCTCACTAGAGAGAGCAGCTGGAGACACGGTTTGCATGAGACGCGTGATCTGAGATTCGAGCAGGGCCTTCCAGGGTGGAACGTTCTCGTCAATCTTTGTATCGTCCTCGTTCATTCCCGAAATGTGAGCTATCACACGGTTTACGATATACGCAGCTTCTTCGTCCGAGTATCCTCCAGTAGACGAAGAACGGCTGTGGGTATGGACAGGTTCGTTGTCGATTGAGTCATCAGGTTCTGCGGTAATGGTCACGTCCGCAGGGTCTTCGTCCTTGGTGTCATTTGCTATACCTTTATTACTGCTGTTCATTATTGGAGCCACTGTCCCTGCATTCCCTTCGGAACACACTATACctgctgctgtgtgtgtgtacagAGTGTATCTTGTGTTTTCAACACCATCTTGCGGCAGGACACTTTTGTCCTGACCCACGGGCACTGTTAGATCCTTTGAAAAGTCAGATGACAATGCAAGGCTGGTGACACTGCTGCACATGCTTTCTATGCCTGATGTCGAGGACTCCATCATTGATGACTGACTGTCCCTCCTAGAATCTAAGCTGGCGGCTGTGCTTGTGACACTTGACAACATCGACCTCGAAGGAGATTCTGCTGGTGTCTGAGCTTCTTGGAGCTCTACCACGTCACTGACGTGGCCCTGCGGGCACTCTGAGGATGTCAGAGTAACATCAGCGCTATCAGAACCATTTTTGCTGCTTAAAGATTCACCAATGTTTTGCTGCACATCACTTTTGTCTCCTGGATTCAATTCCAAGGTTGATAGTTCTGTGTTGCCGTCGCTTCTCTTCTTTTTAATTGTACCACAGCTCTCATTTTCTAAAGGAACGTGGACATCATAGCACGGAACATCGCCTTTCTTTTTCCGTTTGACGGTGTTGCAAGGTTCATCTTCGGCAAACAAAGTTTTGCTACCTTTGCTCTTTGCTCTGCCACCGGCGGAATTCGTAttcttatcatcatcatcatcatcgctaCTAACACCACCACTTTCATCAGTAAACTCCGCATCGTCAGGATAATTGAACGTGCCTGCCCCGAGGAGTCCCGATGTGAAATATTTCTCCAGGCGTGACGACGCCAATATGGCAGGATCCTCATCCATTACTTCGACATCATCGATACCCGACGTTTCTGAAATTGTGTCACTGAATTCCTCGCTCGTTGCCACGGACCACCTTTTATGAAGCTCCTCCAGCGTCGCGTTGCCAATCGCGAAACTGAAATATTTCTCCAGCTCCGAAGACTGATTTTTAGCAGGCGGCGTCGTTGGTCGCGAACCTCTCTCACTTTCTTCGCAACTTTCTTCGAGTATTGTGTGCAGTGAATACGACAAGGGATTGCCGTACTGCATCGCGTTGAACTTCGGAATGGGAGATATATACATAGCGTCATCCGATGATGTAGAAGCATCGCTGAACATAGCCTCTTCATCCTCGTCGCAGGACGCATCGCTCGCTTCGCTTGACTGAAGTGCGCCCTCGCGAGATGCCGAATTGGGATCATCGCAGTTCTTGACTTTGCGTTTCCAGGTTACGCTCAATGAATTCTGTCGCACTGTACTAATTTCAGAGCTTTCGAGGGCCTGGGTAAAATACCGTTCTAACGTGGAAACAACCATACCTTCGAGATCAAAACTTCCCTCAACTTGCTGCTTCGGAGACACGGGTCGGTCATGCGCCGTTTCGCTGTCCGTTTTCCCTTCATTCACAGAACAGAATTCACTTCTCACATATTCCGATGCACGGACGCACTCCTCACTCTCTGTGGTATCCAACTTTGCGCCCGACGCGTCCTCCGCAATCACCTGTTGAGCCGAACCTTGGTCACATTTGCTTCGGTCGCTGACGTCAATGCTATTTCGGAGTTGACCGCTCGGAGATTTGGAATCGTCCTTGGTCGCGTTGTCCGAGCTTGCACAATCACTTTTTCCAGTTGTTGAACACCCACCAAGTTCATTCGCGGCCATACGTGAGTCGATGCCTTCCTCTGTGGAGGCGCACCAACTTTCTTGCTGTCCCACTTCCCTTCTCTCGGCCCCTTGAGCGTCGGCCATCTTGAGCGTCCGACTCGGATCATTGTCCGCTGCAACGTCGCGCTCGAGCGCCTTCGTTGAGCAGTCTCCGCACGCAGCGGTATCCCGTCCCGAAAATTTACCTTCGGTATGCAATTCGCTGTCATCGAAATGTGTCGACGAAGCACAGTCTACCATCGCATCGTTGTTGAAAAGCTGCGACTCCGCTGGCGAGTGTACGCCGATGGCGTCGGTTCCGTTTCCCTCGCCCACTTCCGGTAGTGAGTCAACGACAGGTGGCCGCGGCAAGAAGCGTATCGCCGCCTCCTGAGAACAAGGGCCTCCTCGGTCCGGTTCCCCTACGTGCAGTCTTCCCACATCGGCAATCGTGGCCGTTCCGTCCGTCACAACAGGCGGACTGGTTCCTCGATTCACCGCCTCCATTAAGCTCGTTCCAACTCCTGAAATCTTTGCGCGGCTCTCTCCGCTGTCGAAGGACCTTTGCTCGGGGTCGTCCAACTCCGATATCTTATTCACTCCCACGCCAACAACACCTGGGCGGTGCTGGCTCTCCGCTTCGCTGGTTTCCGGCCCGTTTTCTTTCCAACGCCTCTGGTTACACGTTCGAGGGCACATTTTCGTGCGCGTTTCCTCGTCCCCACTGCTACTGCCGCCGCCGCCTCGAAGGCAATTGCTCCAGAAAGCCAGCTCGTCTGGAGGAAGCACGACGACATCTTCTGCTTCTGAACATGCGCCTCCAGAAGACGATGTTTCATCGGACGACAATACCCTAACCCCACCATCAGAGTCGGAGGAGAATTCCCAGTCTGAGTCTTCAAAGTA
It encodes the following:
- the LOC135400948 gene encoding uncharacterized protein LOC135400948 isoform X1, with translation MWSAGAAVGGRCTRMDQVDLSHLSLAEKEAILMVIKRDEALRKMEERRILHLKAELQRLRKRGALRPGLDPARSCGRCLAALGRIMNRGAPCPVCHKKVCRDCRLYEPGAQEGSQDWLCVVCQKQMELKATSGQWMQDLCRRSSRRRKLNGPSVTDVVGRALSPPPSQARKAPEAPEHATSPPTTSAPCRFQSPSSSSTPQPSHDTPRRFLPDSPLSLRNQDSCSSEPPDEDSYTTPCSRTPPRLSSLTSSTSPGSVRWAPLRAPLRKMPRQTSLSSSSDSLSAESPVHVELDKPTDSVDRCSPVGEKVPPVPFPRTKRQARSPDKGSPSPVLSRSMPQQLPLPKLPVAVSLSAPASPAFKQRSRSALTVTYSSPPSVGEDGDLHGVPRGVRKGTAPELGDLHRAKEAVFRRVTIKKSLGEPDSNHEYDADTTNHTPVADINASNCHSSYPFPVPPPLIYDNSDPSLLHRTTNVPLTLQATSYTNTSLPPINPWFHRPQLPSDHLDSSPPSPAIRRLSELRKSLRLRDIRDLHRASDSDTPSRPTSQNSFDSRIWQLDDSDSDIQLGLKDKALLPDDFKLVFISSDSSDDESDWWGNGDTTWKMGPQLEDDFGEIYFEDSDWEFSSDSDGGVRVLSSDETSSSGGACSEAEDVVVLPPDELAFWSNCLRGGGGSSSGDEETRTKMCPRTCNQRRWKENGPETSEAESQHRPGVVGVGVNKISELDDPEQRSFDSGESRAKISGVGTSLMEAVNRGTSPPVVTDGTATIADVGRLHVGEPDRGGPCSQEAAIRFLPRPPVVDSLPEVGEGNGTDAIGVHSPAESQLFNNDAMVDCASSTHFDDSELHTEGKFSGRDTAACGDCSTKALERDVAADNDPSRTLKMADAQGAERREVGQQESWCASTEEGIDSRMAANELGGCSTTGKSDCASSDNATKDDSKSPSGQLRNSIDVSDRSKCDQGSAQQVIAEDASGAKLDTTESEECVRASEYVRSEFCSVNEGKTDSETAHDRPVSPKQQVEGSFDLEGMVVSTLERYFTQALESSEISTVRQNSLSVTWKRKVKNCDDPNSASREGALQSSEASDASCDEDEEAMFSDASTSSDDAMYISPIPKFNAMQYGNPLSYSLHTILEESCEESERGSRPTTPPAKNQSSELEKYFSFAIGNATLEELHKRWSVATSEEFSDTISETSGIDDVEVMDEDPAILASSRLEKYFTSGLLGAGTFNYPDDAEFTDESGGVSSDDDDDDKNTNSAGGRAKSKGSKTLFAEDEPCNTVKRKKKGDVPCYDVHVPLENESCGTIKKKRSDGNTELSTLELNPGDKSDVQQNIGESLSSKNGSDSADVTLTSSECPQGHVSDVVELQEAQTPAESPSRSMLSSVTSTAASLDSRRDSQSSMMESSTSGIESMCSSVTSLALSSDFSKDLTVPVGQDKSVLPQDGVENTRYTLYTHTAAGIVCSEGNAGTVAPIMNSSNKGIANDTKDEDPADVTITAEPDDSIDNEPVHTHSRSSSTGGYSDEEAAYIVNRVIAHISGMNEDDTKIDENVPPWKALLESQITRLMQTVSPAALSSESSSTIGSNNSDYGSDTLESGSYTSTDDEASPKPRRHVKTTRTLSKRSLSLEDNEKMIADNVSGHSTDSTISEETIFICKQLMQSLKKLSDDRASIEYKAVPVISDHNHNDYEKAQEYIQDQIVALMHTVSVSCNGSPLRERRGKIQCPLGGSAECSDIESPNLSEKKRSLGKTKTPSESGSETVSSSISIPSYDSDHTATESEVSHEMDELYSLLESSTLGDNISLSKLSCCDGEESIDHFLLPPSAQFGDPDQVVSESNRLQFSEQNCDLPNHRDEEKLPGMFSMSSGSVGKCDSSSTLTAGSDLDFCGSMETVLEVGPKPETVSPEPSTSPTEPSADKSRSESSLYIKARKGLSQRRLIVTRSSDNLGPYKRCELQLFRPSKSDHSLPDSAVCDDKDDNGSEASTTDDSLPSKRMSGKEKSSSENNLFLADFPKVRPPQKVSGTKSVGNIADIDGTHGSKSSCFRDTGYYSFKSSEESVLSLEEPASRPASASLTRQKSVPSSDTIPEVEEEPVRPARSLRPSSNCFSSSNIPETVLTDCKSSTLPSSLRSKVSRPSPHSSSMVLRQRHFSSTFFSTSGVLRKLTALKADDSSGSHRSSPRGRLRVRGRHSSGGSDDSARAIPVINVAAEEGSLSRASIDSSCAEGPHDERLDSVYPSCSRSQTSLSSIAPSRSESMTSVYSAAGRYGTVVVTGEAQFSLVYNPKSGMLEVHVKQCRGLAPVDTKKNRSDPYVKVYLLPDRTKSGKRKTKVKKNNLNPVFDEVLKFRVTMSELQARVLWLSVWHSDIFGRNDFLGEVMLQLSERAFKQTDSKWYPLQERRESLETPLSYKGDLLLSLKYMPPDVTNWASKLGSLHVLVKEARNLMATRSNGTADPFCKSYLLPDRSKSGKQKTPVMKKTCNPKWNHTFVYKDVSLDTLKDRCLELTLWDYDKYISNDFLGGVRLGTGTGRALGAEVDWMDSQGEEVLLWRTMLEKPNTWVEGKLQLRPNLTSKR
- the LOC135400948 gene encoding uncharacterized protein LOC135400948 isoform X2 is translated as MQDLCRRSSRRRKLNGPSVTDVVGRALSPPPSQARKAPEAPEHATSPPTTSAPCRFQSPSSSSTPQPSHDTPRRFLPDSPLSLRNQDSCSSEPPDEDSYTTPCSRTPPRLSSLTSSTSPGSVRWAPLRAPLRKMPRQTSLSSSSDSLSAESPVHVELDKPTDSVDRCSPVGEKVPPVPFPRTKRQARSPDKGSPSPVLSRSMPQQLPLPKLPVAVSLSAPASPAFKQRSRSALTVTYSSPPSVGEDGDLHGVPRGVRKGTAPELGDLHRAKEAVFRRVTIKKSLGEPDSNHEYDADTTNHTPVADINASNCHSSYPFPVPPPLIYDNSDPSLLHRTTNVPLTLQATSYTNTSLPPINPWFHRPQLPSDHLDSSPPSPAIRRLSELRKSLRLRDIRDLHRASDSDTPSRPTSQNSFDSRIWQLDDSDSDIQLGLKDKALLPDDFKLVFISSDSSDDESDWWGNGDTTWKMGPQLEDDFGEIYFEDSDWEFSSDSDGGVRVLSSDETSSSGGACSEAEDVVVLPPDELAFWSNCLRGGGGSSSGDEETRTKMCPRTCNQRRWKENGPETSEAESQHRPGVVGVGVNKISELDDPEQRSFDSGESRAKISGVGTSLMEAVNRGTSPPVVTDGTATIADVGRLHVGEPDRGGPCSQEAAIRFLPRPPVVDSLPEVGEGNGTDAIGVHSPAESQLFNNDAMVDCASSTHFDDSELHTEGKFSGRDTAACGDCSTKALERDVAADNDPSRTLKMADAQGAERREVGQQESWCASTEEGIDSRMAANELGGCSTTGKSDCASSDNATKDDSKSPSGQLRNSIDVSDRSKCDQGSAQQVIAEDASGAKLDTTESEECVRASEYVRSEFCSVNEGKTDSETAHDRPVSPKQQVEGSFDLEGMVVSTLERYFTQALESSEISTVRQNSLSVTWKRKVKNCDDPNSASREGALQSSEASDASCDEDEEAMFSDASTSSDDAMYISPIPKFNAMQYGNPLSYSLHTILEESCEESERGSRPTTPPAKNQSSELEKYFSFAIGNATLEELHKRWSVATSEEFSDTISETSGIDDVEVMDEDPAILASSRLEKYFTSGLLGAGTFNYPDDAEFTDESGGVSSDDDDDDKNTNSAGGRAKSKGSKTLFAEDEPCNTVKRKKKGDVPCYDVHVPLENESCGTIKKKRSDGNTELSTLELNPGDKSDVQQNIGESLSSKNGSDSADVTLTSSECPQGHVSDVVELQEAQTPAESPSRSMLSSVTSTAASLDSRRDSQSSMMESSTSGIESMCSSVTSLALSSDFSKDLTVPVGQDKSVLPQDGVENTRYTLYTHTAAGIVCSEGNAGTVAPIMNSSNKGIANDTKDEDPADVTITAEPDDSIDNEPVHTHSRSSSTGGYSDEEAAYIVNRVIAHISGMNEDDTKIDENVPPWKALLESQITRLMQTVSPAALSSESSSTIGSNNSDYGSDTLESGSYTSTDDEASPKPRRHVKTTRTLSKRSLSLEDNEKMIADNVSGHSTDSTISEETIFICKQLMQSLKKLSDDRASIEYKAVPVISDHNHNDYEKAQEYIQDQIVALMHTVSVSCNGSPLRERRGKIQCPLGGSAECSDIESPNLSEKKRSLGKTKTPSESGSETVSSSISIPSYDSDHTATESEVSHEMDELYSLLESSTLGDNISLSKLSCCDGEESIDHFLLPPSAQFGDPDQVVSESNRLQFSEQNCDLPNHRDEEKLPGMFSMSSGSVGKCDSSSTLTAGSDLDFCGSMETVLEVGPKPETVSPEPSTSPTEPSADKSRSESSLYIKARKGLSQRRLIVTRSSDNLGPYKRCELQLFRPSKSDHSLPDSAVCDDKDDNGSEASTTDDSLPSKRMSGKEKSSSENNLFLADFPKVRPPQKVSGTKSVGNIADIDGTHGSKSSCFRDTGYYSFKSSEESVLSLEEPASRPASASLTRQKSVPSSDTIPEVEEEPVRPARSLRPSSNCFSSSNIPETVLTDCKSSTLPSSLRSKVSRPSPHSSSMVLRQRHFSSTFFSTSGVLRKLTALKADDSSGSHRSSPRGRLRVRGRHSSGGSDDSARAIPVINVAAEEGSLSRASIDSSCAEGPHDERLDSVYPSCSRSQTSLSSIAPSRSESMTSVYSAAGRYGTVVVTGEAQFSLVYNPKSGMLEVHVKQCRGLAPVDTKKNRSDPYVKVYLLPDRTKSGKRKTKVKKNNLNPVFDEVLKFRVTMSELQARVLWLSVWHSDIFGRNDFLGEVMLQLSERAFKQTDSKWYPLQERRESLETPLSYKGDLLLSLKYMPPDVTNWASKLGSLHVLVKEARNLMATRSNGTADPFCKSYLLPDRSKSGKQKTPVMKKTCNPKWNHTFVYKDVSLDTLKDRCLELTLWDYDKYISNDFLGGVRLGTGTGRALGAEVDWMDSQGEEVLLWRTMLEKPNTWVEGKLQLRPNLTSKR